From one Desulfurobacterium thermolithotrophum DSM 11699 genomic stretch:
- a CDS encoding IS110 family transposase, whose product MSPPEIRDYSKEATFKGRRLDFSLGNKPRAWRLADASCRLIIVAGSAVLEYGNSPEAEVAKHKTYQGVEMKEKVEKTLYVGVDYHKNSFTAAYLDCLTGILNTKKYEAEELEKFKNHLTTFRKKGYSVKVAVETLTGVTFFTEEIRNCVDEITYVNTNKFKNILKGVNSAKNDRIDAETIAIYYEMGLLPTVYVPTRKEKELRIKMKERDSFVDMRKGVINRLHSLLLEYGIKTNKRELTTKKGMERIKEETKKKVPPSLRETIWRQIETIEYLTDKIRETEEDIKSFIGEDEELKGKVELLKSIPGVGDIVAIAFISAVCNEERFENGDKVAAYFGLVPRVNSSGDEVRNGRITKKGDSRTRNKIIQATRALLNSKLDNSVKRFYEGLVKKGLEKKKALIAAARKLVKVMFAVLRERRQFMDFVENKCNLCVGG is encoded by the coding sequence ATGTCACCCCCTGAAATTCGGGACTATAGTAAAGAGGCAACCTTTAAAGGCAGGAGGCTGGATTTTTCCCTGGGGAATAAGCCCCGTGCGTGGAGATTAGCCGATGCCTCCTGCCGGCTAATTATAGTGGCGGGAAGCGCCGTATTGGAGTATGGGAATAGTCCCGAAGCAGAGGTTGCAAAACACAAAACATATCAGGGGGTAGAGATGAAGGAGAAGGTAGAGAAAACACTGTATGTCGGAGTGGACTACCACAAAAACAGCTTTACAGCAGCTTATTTAGATTGTCTGACAGGGATACTTAATACCAAGAAGTACGAAGCAGAAGAGTTAGAGAAATTTAAAAATCACCTAACAACTTTTAGGAAAAAAGGATATTCAGTAAAAGTTGCGGTAGAAACCTTAACAGGAGTAACATTTTTTACGGAGGAGATAAGGAACTGCGTTGATGAAATAACTTACGTTAACACTAACAAATTTAAGAACATTCTAAAAGGTGTTAACAGTGCTAAAAACGACAGGATAGATGCAGAAACGATAGCCATTTACTATGAAATGGGCTTACTTCCGACAGTTTACGTCCCGACGAGAAAAGAAAAAGAGCTAAGGATAAAGATGAAAGAGAGAGATAGCTTTGTAGATATGAGAAAAGGGGTAATTAACAGACTTCATAGCCTATTGCTTGAATATGGGATAAAGACAAACAAGAGAGAACTCACCACGAAGAAAGGGATGGAAAGGATAAAGGAAGAAACGAAGAAGAAAGTGCCTCCGTCATTACGAGAAACGATATGGAGGCAAATAGAAACAATAGAATACTTAACAGATAAGATAAGAGAGACAGAAGAAGATATCAAGAGTTTTATAGGAGAAGATGAGGAGCTTAAGGGAAAAGTAGAACTTCTAAAAAGCATACCTGGAGTAGGAGATATAGTAGCTATAGCCTTTATATCTGCCGTATGTAACGAAGAGAGGTTTGAAAACGGAGACAAGGTAGCGGCTTATTTTGGACTTGTTCCTCGTGTTAATAGCAGTGGAGACGAAGTTAGAAATGGAAGGATAACAAAGAAAGGGGACAGCAGAACGAGGAACAAGATTATCCAGGCTACGAGAGCGTTATTGAACAGCAAGTTAGACAATTCAGTTAAAAGATTTTACGAAGGGTTAGTTAAGAAAGGTTTAGAGAAGAAGAAAGCGCTGATAGCTGCGGCGAGGAAATTGGTTAAAGTAATGTTCGCAGTTTTGAGAGAGAGAAGGCAATTTATGGATTTTGTTGAAAA